Proteins encoded within one genomic window of Vulgatibacter sp.:
- a CDS encoding RimK family alpha-L-glutamate ligase — translation MQVWLATDAAHRALTEDDRILAAALAGNGVEVAAAVWSEMSLPPARSVDAVIVRSCWEYHLHAAAFARWLDELDAAGIPVLNPTPLIRWNLHKRYLLELAARGVAIVPTALVPQGAAPSLRALLVETAWREAVVKPAISLGAYETWRVAADAVSAADEERFAASCDAGDVLLQAYVPAIESEGEWSLVFIGGAYSHAVRKRPRPGDFRVQTDFGGSVAAESPPAVLVADASKVLAALPMPPAYARVDGIDVGGRLVLMEAECIDPVLYFRFAPAAAERLAALVLDLR, via the coding sequence ATGCAGGTATGGCTGGCCACCGATGCCGCGCATCGCGCGCTCACCGAGGACGACCGCATCCTCGCCGCGGCCCTCGCGGGCAACGGCGTGGAGGTGGCGGCGGCGGTCTGGAGCGAGATGTCGCTCCCGCCCGCTCGCTCCGTCGACGCGGTGATCGTCCGTTCGTGCTGGGAGTACCACCTCCACGCTGCGGCATTCGCCCGGTGGCTCGACGAGCTCGACGCCGCCGGGATCCCCGTCCTCAATCCCACGCCGCTGATCCGCTGGAACCTCCACAAGCGCTACCTGCTCGAGCTGGCGGCCCGCGGCGTGGCGATCGTTCCGACCGCCCTGGTGCCGCAGGGAGCGGCCCCTTCGCTTCGGGCGCTCCTCGTGGAGACGGCGTGGCGGGAGGCGGTGGTGAAGCCAGCGATCTCCCTGGGCGCGTACGAGACCTGGCGGGTCGCGGCGGACGCCGTGTCGGCAGCGGACGAGGAGCGGTTCGCAGCCAGCTGCGATGCAGGTGACGTGCTGCTGCAGGCCTACGTGCCGGCGATCGAGAGCGAGGGCGAGTGGTCCCTCGTCTTCATCGGGGGCGCGTACTCCCACGCAGTGAGGAAGCGCCCCCGCCCCGGTGATTTCCGGGTGCAGACCGATTTCGGTGGCAGCGTCGCCGCCGAGTCGCCGCCCGCCGTGCTCGTCGCCGACGCGAGCAAGGTGCTCGCCGCCCTCCCGATGCCTCCGGCCTACGCACGGGTGGACGGCATCGACGTCGGCGGCCGCCTCGTGCTCATGGAGGCGGAGTGCATCGACCCCGTCCTCTACTTCCGCTTCGCCCCCGCCGCCGCCGAACGGCTCGCAGCGCTGGTGCTCGACCTGCGGTGA
- a CDS encoding MBL fold metallo-hydrolase, with amino-acid sequence MLAPRKVAGDTTCLGGYLPVPGLGLIACNAFLLQSTEPVLVDTGLLPLREQFLEQLRAELPLWEIRWIWLTHVDPDHTGALDAILQEAPKAKVITTFIGLAKLDLQMRAPPPERVYLLNAGERLDVGDRQLLAQAPPTFDAPETTGLLDSRTGAFFSADSFGAVLPEPSLRATDVDPLQLRQGCLTWARIDAPWLGMVDRAAFERSLEFVRRLAPPWVLSSHLPPAQGMVDTLLDHLADAPAAAPFVGPNQEAFLAMMPAS; translated from the coding sequence ATGCTGGCGCCTCGCAAGGTGGCCGGCGATACGACTTGCCTGGGCGGCTACCTGCCGGTGCCGGGGCTCGGCCTCATCGCCTGCAACGCCTTCCTGCTCCAGTCGACCGAGCCGGTGCTCGTCGACACCGGGCTCCTTCCCCTGCGCGAGCAATTCCTCGAGCAGCTGCGGGCGGAGCTCCCCCTGTGGGAGATCCGCTGGATCTGGCTCACCCACGTCGATCCCGATCACACCGGCGCCCTCGACGCGATCCTGCAGGAGGCGCCGAAGGCGAAGGTGATCACCACCTTCATCGGCCTCGCCAAGCTGGATCTGCAGATGCGCGCGCCGCCACCGGAGCGGGTCTACCTGCTCAACGCCGGCGAACGCCTCGACGTCGGCGATCGACAGCTCCTCGCCCAGGCGCCGCCCACCTTCGACGCGCCGGAAACCACGGGGCTCCTCGACTCCCGCACCGGCGCGTTTTTCAGCGCCGACAGCTTCGGCGCCGTGCTTCCCGAGCCGAGCCTCCGCGCCACCGACGTCGATCCGCTGCAGCTGCGGCAGGGCTGCCTCACCTGGGCGCGGATCGACGCCCCGTGGCTCGGGATGGTCGATCGCGCCGCCTTCGAGCGCAGCCTCGAGTTCGTGCGCAGGCTGGCGCCGCCCTGGGTCCTGAGTTCGCATCTGCCGCCGGCACAGGGCATGGTCGACACGCTCCTCGACCACCTCGCGGACGCCCCCGCAGCGGCGCCCTTCGTCGGTCCGAACCAGGAGGCCTTCCTGGCGATGATGCCAGCGAGCTGA
- a CDS encoding TolC family protein: protein MVIRKLETRGLVRKLATGIAALVLVLPFGASAEGDKRLEISLDQALDLALRNNLELEGERLLPGLAASEVGRAKATFDPTLSSRLEYTRDRLPAQLMIRPDDIEALTFEAVVRQQLPWGTSYELGYGYDRVDLAAEQAPGATHGARLHLGLRQPLLKGAWGIEGRTAVAQAERTVGIADAELARRRDAILARTVEAYWRLVRARESMVVASESLRVAKELHGQTQIQVTAGTLEPVEVTQASAGVALREEAVIRAEAEIGDAQDALLRLVAADEEATFDFEVVPTERIEAEVQAVELQPLLQQAHANRPELAALRLALDNEEDGLKLARNQLLPSLDAVGSVGVGGLDERWADGHRELGSDFDSQYRWSAGLQFTLPIGNRAARSGKEAAELSFRRTKAALRDVELRVSEEVRSAARAVNASAKRVLATREAVRLAGEQLRAEKRLLEVGHSTSFRLLRLEADLVSARNAQIAAVTDHLTQRFHLDRVVGGLGEKVATPEGTSL, encoded by the coding sequence GTGGTGATCCGCAAGCTCGAGACCCGCGGCCTCGTCCGCAAGCTGGCCACCGGCATTGCGGCGCTGGTCCTCGTGCTCCCCTTCGGCGCCTCCGCCGAAGGGGACAAGCGGCTCGAGATCTCCCTCGACCAGGCCCTCGATCTGGCGCTGCGCAACAACCTCGAGCTCGAGGGCGAGCGGCTCCTGCCGGGGCTCGCCGCCAGCGAGGTGGGCCGGGCGAAGGCGACCTTCGATCCCACGCTCTCCTCGCGGCTCGAGTACACGCGGGACCGCCTCCCGGCGCAGCTGATGATCCGCCCCGACGACATCGAGGCGCTCACCTTCGAGGCGGTGGTTCGCCAGCAGCTCCCCTGGGGCACGAGCTACGAGCTCGGCTACGGCTACGACCGGGTCGATCTCGCCGCGGAGCAGGCACCTGGCGCCACCCACGGCGCCAGGCTCCACCTCGGCCTGCGGCAGCCGCTGCTCAAGGGTGCGTGGGGGATCGAAGGAAGGACCGCGGTCGCGCAGGCGGAGCGGACGGTGGGCATCGCCGACGCGGAGCTCGCCCGCCGCAGGGACGCGATCCTCGCCCGCACCGTGGAGGCCTATTGGCGCCTGGTCCGGGCCCGGGAGTCGATGGTGGTGGCCTCGGAGTCGCTGCGTGTGGCGAAGGAGCTGCACGGCCAGACCCAGATCCAGGTGACCGCGGGAACCCTCGAGCCGGTGGAGGTGACGCAGGCGAGCGCCGGCGTCGCCTTGCGCGAGGAGGCGGTGATCCGGGCCGAGGCGGAGATCGGCGATGCGCAGGACGCGCTGCTGCGCCTCGTGGCAGCGGACGAGGAGGCGACCTTCGACTTCGAGGTGGTGCCGACCGAGCGGATCGAAGCCGAGGTGCAGGCGGTGGAGCTGCAGCCGCTGCTGCAGCAGGCCCACGCCAACCGCCCCGAGCTGGCGGCGCTGCGCCTCGCCCTGGACAACGAGGAGGACGGGCTGAAGCTGGCCCGCAACCAGCTCCTGCCCTCCCTCGACGCGGTGGGCTCGGTGGGCGTGGGCGGCCTCGACGAGCGCTGGGCCGACGGGCATCGGGAGCTCGGCTCGGACTTCGACTCGCAGTACCGCTGGTCCGCCGGGCTGCAGTTCACGCTGCCCATCGGCAACCGGGCGGCGCGGTCCGGCAAGGAGGCGGCGGAGCTCTCCTTCCGCCGCACCAAAGCCGCCCTCCGGGACGTGGAGCTCCGGGTGAGCGAAGAGGTCCGGAGCGCCGCCCGCGCGGTGAACGCCAGCGCCAAGCGCGTCCTCGCGACGCGAGAGGCGGTGCGCCTCGCCGGCGAGCAGCTCCGGGCGGAGAAGCGGCTGCTGGAGGTGGGGCACTCGACCTCCTTCCGGCTCCTGCGCCTGGAGGCCGACCTCGTCTCCGCGCGCAACGCGCAGATCGCCGCGGTGACCGACCACCTCACCCAGCGCTTCCACCTCGACCGCGTGGTCGGCGGCCTGGGGGAGAAGGTCGCAACGCCCGAGGGCACCTCCCTGTAA
- a CDS encoding universal stress protein, whose amino-acid sequence MPIVCGTDFSPSAAAAADAAAALAARLGTELHLVHVLTGTGDEILLGTPQESLLDPLKQLLDTETERLRGKGVPVQSFLLSGAPDEVLSDHAKKLEAQLIVVGSVGRRAALRWVVGSTSERTALSASCPVLVLRDADPFGPWLRGERPLRISLGADFSSTTEAAVRWLERLADLGPCEIFVTQVVWPPEAQSRLGLQGPLGLQDLAPEAEEYARRELGERLKPLEQKATVRYEIRPGYGRPADHLVGIATRDRVDLIVVGTHQRSRLDRVRYGSVSRGVLHAAPMAVVCVPPLVEKELGPVPSFGRVLASTDFSEHGDRATRTAYASLPAGGIVRLVHVVERTVSNPIYAQYGVGEVPADDEARARESLAMHLRSLVPPEAEELGIVTEVEVVESNDPAVAIAQAAERFGADLICIGTRGRTGIGKAVLGSVAESVIARTRRPVLVVKPIET is encoded by the coding sequence ATGCCCATCGTCTGCGGCACCGATTTCAGCCCCTCAGCAGCAGCTGCCGCCGATGCGGCGGCGGCGCTCGCCGCCCGGCTCGGCACCGAGCTCCACCTCGTGCACGTCCTCACCGGCACCGGGGACGAGATCCTCCTCGGGACGCCGCAGGAGTCGCTGCTCGATCCGCTGAAGCAGCTCCTCGACACCGAGACGGAGCGGCTCCGCGGCAAGGGGGTGCCGGTGCAGTCCTTCCTGCTCAGCGGCGCACCGGACGAGGTCCTCTCCGACCACGCGAAGAAGCTGGAGGCGCAGCTGATCGTGGTGGGCTCGGTGGGACGCCGGGCGGCGCTGCGCTGGGTGGTGGGCAGCACCTCGGAGCGCACCGCGCTCTCTGCCAGCTGCCCGGTGCTCGTCCTGCGCGACGCCGATCCCTTCGGCCCCTGGCTCCGGGGCGAGCGCCCCTTGCGGATCAGCCTCGGCGCGGACTTCTCCTCCACCACCGAGGCGGCAGTGCGCTGGCTCGAACGGCTGGCGGATCTCGGACCCTGCGAGATCTTCGTGACCCAGGTGGTCTGGCCCCCGGAGGCCCAGAGCCGCCTCGGCCTCCAGGGCCCCCTCGGTCTGCAGGATCTCGCGCCGGAGGCAGAGGAGTACGCGAGGCGGGAGCTCGGCGAACGGCTCAAGCCGCTCGAGCAGAAGGCCACGGTCCGCTACGAGATCCGGCCGGGCTACGGCAGGCCTGCCGACCACCTGGTGGGGATCGCCACCCGCGACCGCGTCGATCTCATCGTGGTGGGCACCCACCAGCGCAGCCGCCTCGACCGGGTCCGCTACGGCTCGGTCTCCCGCGGCGTGCTCCACGCCGCGCCCATGGCGGTGGTCTGCGTGCCGCCCCTCGTCGAGAAGGAGCTCGGACCGGTGCCGAGCTTCGGCAGGGTGCTGGCCTCCACCGACTTCTCGGAGCACGGCGACCGTGCCACCCGCACCGCCTACGCCTCGCTTCCCGCCGGCGGGATCGTGCGCCTCGTCCACGTGGTGGAGCGCACGGTGAGCAACCCGATCTACGCCCAGTACGGCGTCGGCGAGGTCCCCGCAGACGACGAGGCACGGGCCCGGGAGAGCCTCGCCATGCACCTGCGCTCGCTGGTGCCGCCCGAGGCGGAGGAGCTCGGGATCGTCACCGAGGTCGAGGTGGTCGAGTCGAACGATCCGGCTGTGGCGATCGCCCAGGCTGCGGAGCGCTTCGGCGCCGACCTGATCTGCATCGGCACCCGCGGGCGCACCGGGATCGGCAAGGCGGTGCTCGGCTCGGTGGCGGAATCGGTGATCGCGCGCACCAGGCGCCCGGTGCTGGTGGTGAAGCCGATCGAAACCTGA
- a CDS encoding efflux RND transporter periplasmic adaptor subunit translates to MKKRLVIGALLAGTVAGSTWLVGSAEAKGGGEGAAAPAAAPEIPVEEVTVRQLAEKVELTGTLTAVENVALRPRVSGYVEAIHLPEGGLVKKGQLLFSLDDRPFQAALQRARAELARAQERLTLTQRQAERGESLVADQVISQSKFDDMAAARGEARAQVDAARAAVRAAEIELGYTRITSPIDGRVGQALVRPGNLVSGGTDGATLLTTIVSVDPIHVQFDVDEPTFLRLGAAREQGAQVEVELSGDEAGVRTAKLDFLGNQIDPSSGTARARAVLRNGDGALSPGLFARVRVPTSAPAATPLVSERAIAADQGGRYVLVVDDQNVVQYRPVQLGGATDGKRIVREGLQPGEKVVVGGMVRPGMKVQPRQPAQASAEAPAEGGVR, encoded by the coding sequence ATGAAGAAGCGCTTGGTGATTGGCGCACTGCTCGCCGGGACCGTTGCAGGAAGCACCTGGCTCGTGGGCAGCGCGGAGGCGAAGGGTGGGGGCGAAGGGGCCGCGGCACCAGCTGCTGCACCTGAGATCCCCGTGGAGGAGGTGACGGTCCGGCAGCTCGCCGAGAAGGTGGAGCTCACGGGCACGCTCACCGCGGTGGAGAACGTGGCGCTGCGCCCGCGGGTGAGCGGCTACGTGGAGGCGATCCACCTGCCCGAGGGCGGCCTGGTGAAGAAGGGCCAGCTCCTCTTCTCGCTGGACGATCGGCCCTTCCAGGCGGCGCTCCAGCGGGCGAGGGCCGAGCTGGCCCGGGCGCAGGAGCGGCTCACCCTGACCCAGCGGCAGGCGGAGCGCGGCGAGTCCCTGGTCGCCGACCAGGTGATCTCGCAGAGCAAATTCGACGACATGGCCGCGGCGCGGGGTGAGGCCCGGGCGCAGGTGGACGCGGCACGGGCCGCGGTCCGCGCAGCCGAGATCGAGCTCGGCTACACCCGGATCACCTCGCCGATCGACGGCCGCGTCGGCCAGGCGCTGGTGCGTCCGGGCAACCTGGTGAGCGGCGGCACCGACGGCGCCACCCTCCTCACCACCATCGTCTCGGTGGACCCGATCCACGTGCAGTTCGACGTGGACGAGCCCACCTTCCTCCGCCTCGGGGCGGCCCGGGAGCAGGGCGCGCAGGTGGAGGTCGAGCTCTCGGGGGACGAGGCCGGCGTTCGCACCGCGAAGCTCGACTTCCTCGGCAACCAGATCGATCCCTCTTCGGGCACCGCCCGCGCCCGTGCGGTGCTCCGCAACGGCGACGGCGCCTTGAGCCCCGGCCTCTTCGCCCGGGTGCGGGTGCCGACCTCCGCCCCTGCGGCGACGCCGCTGGTGAGCGAGCGCGCGATCGCAGCGGATCAGGGCGGGCGCTACGTCCTCGTGGTCGACGATCAGAACGTCGTCCAGTACCGCCCGGTGCAGCTCGGCGGCGCCACCGACGGCAAGCGGATCGTCCGTGAAGGCCTGCAGCCCGGCGAGAAGGTGGTCGTCGGCGGCATGGTCCGCCCCGGCATGAAGGTGCAGCCCCGGCAGCCCGCGCAGGCGAGCGCCGAAGCGCCGGCCGAGGGGGGTGTGCGGTGA
- a CDS encoding class I SAM-dependent methyltransferase — MQLQLSSLPPSPVAPASRASHHVAFVRALVEKGGPVPADFPAIGTWLNELRSDLADGSLDAAGMAEVRAAFGDALSVETVQGMAYVKPRGYAGDFEVIDRIYRLHAAPQQHLRRWDECVHALGATRAVRNRKSYFHRLLEAYEASHPEAARLTVLNVASGPGRDMYEYLEMQLATRVHFDCVEYDANAIEFAGDLCRDHASRVGFTQANVLRFKSQKRYGLIWSAGLFDYFDDRRFVLVLRRLLACLAEEGELVVGNFATGHASRDYMELVCDWNLHHRSPEDLVELALQAGVAREDIRVGREEEGVNLFLHLKRGAAFVER, encoded by the coding sequence GTGCAGTTGCAGCTCTCTTCGCTTCCGCCCTCCCCTGTTGCTCCCGCCTCCCGTGCCTCCCACCACGTCGCCTTCGTCCGCGCCCTCGTGGAGAAGGGTGGACCGGTCCCGGCCGACTTTCCCGCGATCGGTACGTGGCTCAACGAGCTGCGCAGCGATCTGGCTGACGGCTCCCTCGACGCCGCCGGCATGGCGGAGGTCCGGGCTGCATTCGGCGACGCGCTCTCGGTGGAGACGGTGCAGGGTATGGCGTACGTGAAGCCCCGCGGCTACGCCGGCGACTTCGAGGTGATCGACCGGATCTACCGGCTCCACGCTGCCCCGCAGCAGCACCTGCGCCGCTGGGACGAGTGCGTGCACGCCCTCGGCGCGACCAGGGCGGTGCGCAACCGCAAGAGCTACTTCCACCGGCTCCTCGAGGCCTACGAAGCGAGCCATCCGGAGGCAGCGCGCCTCACCGTGCTCAACGTCGCCAGCGGCCCCGGCCGCGACATGTACGAATACCTGGAGATGCAGCTCGCGACCCGGGTCCATTTCGACTGCGTGGAGTACGACGCCAACGCGATCGAGTTCGCTGGCGACCTCTGCCGCGACCACGCGTCACGCGTCGGCTTCACCCAGGCCAACGTGCTCCGCTTCAAGTCGCAGAAGCGCTACGGCCTGATCTGGTCTGCAGGGCTCTTCGACTACTTCGACGACCGCCGCTTCGTCCTCGTGCTGCGCAGGCTGCTCGCCTGCCTAGCCGAGGAGGGCGAGCTCGTCGTCGGCAATTTCGCCACCGGCCACGCCAGCCGCGACTACATGGAGCTGGTCTGCGACTGGAACCTCCACCACCGCAGCCCCGAGGATCTCGTCGAGCTGGCGCTGCAGGCTGGCGTCGCCCGCGAGGACATCCGCGTGGGCCGCGAGGAGGAGGGCGTGAACCTCTTCCTCCACCTCAAGCGCGGCGCCGCCTTCGTGGAGCGGTAA
- a CDS encoding esterase/lipase family protein yields MGQKLDFALAVLNGAIGDHLDRTGNGLATEMAFVRAGASVPAAAAAPAEASGRLVVLVHGLMCTETVWRQPDGGDFGSQLERDLGYTPLYLRYNSGRSLAENGAALARLLEELIDTWPVPVEEILPLGYSMGGLVVRSACHVAARAPSRWLGKVRRAIYVGTPHRGTPLERLGRLTTRVLRGVDDPYTRLIAELGDLRSDGIKDLGDADLRHEDRTARLSLRDRRHPVPLLPSMEHFLVAGARWTDPRIVLLFGDAMVPLPSATDGACATPQGVALPPDHVHIVPGIAHIDLPRRVVVYEAIRRWCER; encoded by the coding sequence TTGGGACAGAAGCTCGACTTCGCGCTGGCCGTGCTCAACGGCGCCATCGGTGATCACCTCGACCGCACCGGCAACGGGCTCGCGACGGAGATGGCCTTCGTGCGCGCCGGCGCGTCCGTTCCTGCCGCAGCGGCTGCGCCCGCGGAAGCGAGCGGCAGGCTGGTGGTCCTCGTGCACGGGCTGATGTGCACCGAGACGGTGTGGCGCCAGCCGGACGGTGGCGACTTCGGCAGCCAGCTCGAGCGCGACCTAGGCTACACGCCCCTCTACCTCCGCTACAACTCGGGTCGGTCCCTCGCCGAGAACGGCGCGGCGCTCGCACGCCTGCTCGAAGAGCTGATCGACACCTGGCCCGTGCCCGTGGAGGAGATCCTCCCGCTCGGCTACAGCATGGGCGGCCTGGTGGTGCGCAGCGCCTGCCACGTGGCGGCGCGCGCGCCCTCGCGCTGGCTCGGCAAGGTCCGCCGCGCGATCTACGTGGGCACGCCCCACCGCGGCACGCCGCTCGAGCGGCTCGGCAGGCTCACCACCCGCGTGCTCCGCGGCGTGGACGATCCCTACACCCGGCTCATCGCGGAACTCGGCGACCTGCGCAGCGACGGCATCAAGGATCTCGGCGACGCCGATCTGCGCCACGAGGACCGCACCGCCCGGCTCTCCCTGCGCGACCGGCGCCACCCGGTGCCCCTCCTCCCATCGATGGAGCATTTCCTCGTCGCCGGCGCCCGCTGGACCGATCCCCGGATCGTCCTCCTCTTCGGCGACGCGATGGTGCCGCTCCCCTCGGCGACGGACGGCGCGTGCGCGACGCCACAGGGCGTGGCGCTGCCGCCCGATCACGTGCACATCGTCCCGGGCATCGCGCACATCGATCTGCCGCGCCGGGTCGTGGTCTACGAAGCGATCCGAAGGTGGTGCGAGCGATGA
- a CDS encoding C2 domain-containing protein, whose translation MRRWFFVPMLALLGCGLGSDSDHCDEVSISIEGECLPALPRRYRFHIEQVSPVTDVLADGTASYVAVHVAGRQVGRTAVREGHPEPVFDETLEVELQKKDTLDFFLFVDKGDGKFARRLHYGWVELNASMMRQIVYSSHGSSTWLRFTVEPLR comes from the coding sequence ATGAGACGTTGGTTCTTCGTGCCGATGCTCGCGCTGCTCGGCTGTGGGCTCGGTAGCGATTCCGATCATTGCGACGAGGTCTCGATCTCGATCGAGGGCGAATGCCTGCCGGCGCTGCCGCGGCGGTATCGGTTCCACATCGAGCAGGTCAGCCCCGTGACCGACGTGCTCGCGGACGGGACGGCGTCCTACGTCGCGGTCCACGTCGCCGGCAGGCAGGTGGGCCGGACCGCGGTACGCGAAGGGCACCCCGAGCCCGTCTTCGACGAGACGCTCGAGGTCGAGCTCCAGAAGAAGGACACGCTCGACTTCTTCCTCTTCGTCGACAAGGGGGATGGCAAGTTCGCGCGGCGGCTCCACTACGGCTGGGTGGAGCTCAACGCCTCGATGATGCGGCAGATCGTCTACAGCAGCCACGGCTCGTCCACGTGGCTCCGCTTCACCGTAGAGCCGCTGCGGTAG
- a CDS encoding SRPBCC family protein, whose amino-acid sequence MRLLKRVALALVVLAAVFLGVGMLLPSAWHTERSVEIAAGSEHILPLIETPARWEEWAPWNKTRYPDMQVEFAGEKAGAGAKWSWKGQSSGNGSMTITRASADYGIDFDLAFEGHEPSKGSIRLEPSAGGTKVTWSMWGDMGMSPIARYFGLVMDSMMAPDFEAGLGKLETRAKEEQVVAEKAAAEAKARAEAEAAAAAAAAAQAVAEEMEAAE is encoded by the coding sequence ATGCGCCTTCTCAAGCGTGTTGCCCTGGCACTCGTCGTCCTCGCGGCCGTCTTCCTCGGCGTCGGCATGTTGCTGCCGTCCGCCTGGCATACCGAGCGCTCGGTCGAGATCGCGGCGGGCAGCGAGCACATCCTCCCGCTGATCGAGACGCCGGCGCGCTGGGAGGAGTGGGCGCCGTGGAACAAGACGCGCTACCCCGACATGCAGGTCGAGTTCGCGGGCGAGAAGGCCGGCGCCGGCGCGAAGTGGAGCTGGAAGGGCCAGTCGAGCGGCAACGGCAGCATGACCATCACCCGCGCCTCCGCGGACTACGGGATCGACTTCGACCTCGCCTTCGAAGGGCACGAGCCGTCGAAGGGCTCCATTCGTCTGGAGCCCTCCGCCGGCGGGACGAAGGTCACGTGGTCGATGTGGGGCGACATGGGGATGAGCCCGATCGCCCGCTACTTCGGGCTGGTGATGGACTCGATGATGGCCCCCGACTTCGAGGCGGGCCTCGGCAAGCTCGAGACCCGCGCGAAGGAGGAGCAGGTGGTGGCGGAGAAGGCCGCCGCCGAGGCGAAGGCCCGGGCAGAGGCCGAAGCTGCAGCCGCAGCGGCGGCAGCGGCGCAGGCCGTCGCCGAGGAGATGGAGGCCGCCGAGTAG